In the uncultured Methanobacterium sp. genome, one interval contains:
- the nifU gene encoding Fe-S cluster assembly scaffold protein NifU, with translation MYSEKVMDHFSNPRNVGEIPDASGVGTEGNPVCGDLMTIYITVEDDVITDIKFKTFGCGAAIATSSMITEMAIGKTLDEALKITRDDVAEELEGLPPVKMHCSNLAADALQAAIEDYKKKQAGESSGDETSE, from the coding sequence ATGTACAGTGAAAAAGTAATGGACCACTTTTCCAACCCCCGGAATGTAGGTGAAATACCCGATGCCAGTGGTGTGGGAACCGAAGGAAACCCAGTTTGTGGGGATCTGATGACCATCTACATCACGGTAGAAGATGATGTTATAACCGATATAAAATTCAAAACATTTGGTTGCGGAGCAGCAATAGCCACCAGTAGTATGATCACTGAGATGGCAATTGGAAAAACATTAGATGAAGCATTGAAGATCACCAGGGATGATGTGGCCGAAGAACTGGAAGGATTACCACCAGTGAAGATGCACTGCTCCAACCTGGCAGCCGATGCACTACAAGCAGCCATTGAAGATTACAAAAAGAAACAGGCAGGAGAATCTTCTGGGGATGAAACCTCAGAATAA
- a CDS encoding homoserine O-acetyltransferase codes for MKKESVGVVETKYYNLSEELILDGGDSLKDVTIAYETYGALNKQKSNAILVCHALSGNAHVAGWHEGDRKPGWWDNIIGPGKCLDTDRYFIICSNVLGGCQGSTGPSSQNPETRKQYALEFPIITIKDMVKAQKKLIDHLQIKQLFSVVGGSMGGMQVLQWCVSYPDMVRSAIPIATTSYSSPQQIAFNEVGRRAIISDPHWNEGNYYEGEFPDSGLSLARMIGHITYLSNESMYEKFGRRLQDKEEYSFDFSTDFEVESYLHYQGDTFTKRFDANSYLYISKAIDYFDLTENGTVSLSEALKNVKARVLVISVDSDWLYTPAESKEIVMALTTNEVDVSYCQIKSSYGHDAFLLEAGQLSYIINGFFSETLVVDVMTLHAATITEDSSIEEAAELMLKEKVTHLPVVSEDCRMLGIVTAWDISKAVALKYDKLDQIMTRDVVTALPQDPIELAARKMRKHNISSLPVVNDHGNVLGLVTTDHISTLIAGDKY; via the coding sequence ATGAAAAAAGAATCTGTTGGTGTTGTAGAAACTAAATACTACAACCTATCTGAAGAATTAATATTAGATGGTGGAGACAGTCTAAAAGATGTTACCATAGCTTATGAAACCTATGGGGCATTAAATAAGCAAAAAAGCAACGCTATCTTAGTCTGTCACGCCCTCTCTGGTAATGCCCATGTGGCAGGATGGCATGAGGGGGACCGGAAACCTGGCTGGTGGGATAATATAATTGGCCCGGGCAAATGCCTGGACACTGATCGATACTTCATCATCTGCTCCAATGTACTGGGAGGATGCCAGGGATCAACCGGACCTTCATCCCAAAATCCAGAAACCAGGAAACAATACGCATTAGAATTCCCTATTATCACCATTAAAGACATGGTAAAAGCCCAGAAAAAATTAATTGACCACCTCCAAATCAAACAACTATTCTCAGTAGTAGGTGGATCCATGGGGGGCATGCAGGTCCTCCAGTGGTGTGTATCCTACCCGGACATGGTGAGATCTGCCATACCCATCGCCACCACATCCTATTCATCACCCCAACAAATAGCATTCAATGAAGTGGGAAGAAGAGCCATAATCAGTGATCCTCACTGGAATGAAGGTAACTATTATGAAGGAGAATTTCCAGACAGTGGATTGTCACTGGCTCGCATGATTGGCCACATAACTTACCTCAGCAACGAATCAATGTATGAAAAGTTCGGAAGAAGACTCCAGGACAAGGAAGAGTACAGTTTTGATTTTTCCACAGATTTTGAGGTGGAAAGCTACCTGCACTACCAGGGAGACACCTTCACAAAGAGATTCGATGCCAATTCATATCTCTACATCTCCAAAGCCATTGACTATTTTGACCTGACAGAAAATGGAACAGTATCCTTATCCGAAGCATTAAAGAATGTCAAAGCCAGAGTATTAGTAATATCAGTTGATTCAGACTGGCTTTACACGCCAGCTGAGTCTAAAGAAATAGTAATGGCCCTGACTACCAATGAAGTGGATGTAAGTTACTGCCAGATCAAATCCAGCTATGGTCACGATGCATTCCTCTTGGAAGCAGGACAACTCAGTTACATTATAAACGGATTTTTCAGTGAAACCCTGGTGGTAGATGTGATGACCCTACATGCCGCCACCATAACTGAAGATTCCAGTATTGAAGAAGCAGCAGAGTTAATGCTTAAGGAGAAAGTCACCCACCTACCTGTGGTTTCAGAAGACTGTAGAATGCTGGGAATTGTTACAGCATGGGATATTTCCAAAGCAGTAGCTCTCAAATATGATAAACTGGACCAAATCATGACCCGTGATGTTGTAACTGCACTGCCACAGGACCCAATTGAATTAGCTGCACGGAAAATGAGAAAACATAACATATCTTCGCTTCCAGTGGTCAATGATCATGGAAATGTCCTGGGTCTGGTAACCACGGACCACATAAGCACCCTCATTGCTGGGGACAAATATTAA
- a CDS encoding GMC family oxidoreductase codes for MIYDVIVVGTGAGGSTVARELSMKGLDVLMLEKGDFIPSGAAAGEIKTAKLILDQKEILDQEEDGQKFNEKYEFLKYAGELMYIEGVGGTTPVSLANACYACTTCYSNSPTAQFKIHDLKLFEELMEASRDMNVGPLPQRLTGPVTRKIWDATEKLGYFVEPMPKFIDYSKCNNCGLCIAGCTRGAKWDAASFVEDAKNAGATLVPDFEVVKVLHSEGECRGVEGLDSDGNIKTYHAQRVVVAAGALNTPRILKNSQITDGVGQGLFTDLFITVGGFLKDAGLNQELPMGIKSEFGAYFISPHFSGQLVTLIAEKGFNPRNKDVVGLMVKIADEANGSMNEDGSVTKPLTSSDLKLLTEGYDKAVEILTEVGVDPSSIVATPIRGAHPGGTAAMGKVVDRSLETEVNGLFIADASVIPLAPGRPPILTITSLAKRLAKNIIHNALELKN; via the coding sequence ATGATATACGATGTTATTGTAGTGGGAACCGGTGCCGGTGGATCAACTGTGGCCCGTGAACTTTCAATGAAAGGTCTTGATGTTTTAATGCTGGAGAAGGGAGACTTCATACCATCAGGTGCTGCAGCTGGAGAAATCAAAACTGCCAAATTAATTTTAGACCAAAAAGAAATTTTAGACCAAGAAGAGGATGGTCAAAAATTTAATGAAAAATATGAATTCCTGAAGTACGCTGGAGAACTGATGTACATTGAAGGAGTTGGTGGAACCACCCCTGTTTCACTGGCCAATGCATGTTACGCCTGTACAACATGTTACTCTAACTCTCCCACCGCCCAGTTCAAGATCCACGACCTGAAATTATTTGAAGAACTCATGGAAGCCAGCAGGGACATGAATGTAGGTCCACTTCCCCAGAGGTTGACTGGTCCGGTGACCCGTAAAATATGGGATGCTACTGAGAAACTGGGCTACTTTGTTGAGCCCATGCCTAAATTTATTGATTATTCCAAGTGCAATAACTGTGGACTCTGCATCGCTGGATGCACGCGCGGAGCAAAATGGGATGCAGCTAGCTTTGTTGAAGATGCTAAAAATGCAGGAGCAACTCTGGTACCTGACTTTGAAGTAGTAAAAGTCCTGCACAGTGAAGGAGAGTGCAGGGGAGTGGAGGGTTTAGATAGTGATGGGAATATCAAAACCTACCATGCTCAAAGGGTCGTAGTGGCAGCAGGAGCACTGAACACCCCCCGAATTTTAAAAAATAGCCAGATCACAGATGGAGTGGGGCAGGGTCTTTTCACTGATTTATTCATCACAGTGGGTGGCTTCCTAAAAGATGCAGGTCTAAACCAGGAGTTACCCATGGGAATTAAATCTGAATTTGGAGCATACTTCATATCACCACACTTTTCTGGCCAGCTGGTTACATTAATAGCAGAAAAGGGTTTCAATCCCCGGAATAAGGATGTGGTGGGTTTAATGGTTAAAATTGCAGATGAAGCTAATGGTTCCATGAACGAGGATGGTTCTGTTACCAAACCTCTGACCAGTTCCGATCTGAAACTGTTAACTGAAGGCTATGATAAAGCAGTGGAAATACTCACTGAGGTAGGTGTGGATCCTTCTTCTATTGTTGCCACACCCATCAGAGGAGCACACCCTGGCGGTACTGCAGCCATGGGTAAGGTAGTGGACCGATCACTGGAAACTGAGGTAAATGGTCTTTTCATTGCCGATGCCAGTGTTATCCCCCTGGCACCAGGACGACCACCAATATTAACCATCACTTCACTGGCTAAAAGACTGGCTAAAAATATAATTCATAATGCCCTTGAATTAAAAAATTAA
- a CDS encoding pyridoxamine 5'-phosphate oxidase family protein: MTMTEEMMDAIEKDLVFLATASSEGIPNVVPIGFARPIDNGSILIADNYMNKTRKNIEENPNVAIVTKDAQKNPYQFKGTAEIFESGKIFDEVVEWAQNVMTKLNPKAAIVVKLTEIYSVQPGPEAGKKVE, encoded by the coding sequence ATGACCATGACTGAAGAAATGATGGACGCAATTGAAAAAGACTTGGTATTTCTTGCAACTGCCAGCAGTGAAGGTATTCCCAATGTGGTTCCAATTGGCTTTGCCAGGCCCATTGATAACGGAAGCATATTAATCGCTGACAACTACATGAACAAAACCCGAAAAAACATTGAAGAAAACCCCAACGTTGCCATTGTAACCAAGGACGCCCAGAAAAACCCCTACCAGTTCAAGGGAACTGCTGAGATCTTTGAGTCAGGTAAGATCTTCGATGAAGTGGTGGAATGGGCCCAGAATGTTATGACCAAACTTAATCCCAAAGCAGCCATCGTGGTTAAGTTAACTGAAATATACTCGGTACAGCCTGGTCCTGAAGCTGGGAAAAAAGTTGAATAA
- a CDS encoding YkgJ family cysteine cluster protein has product MLRDLLIDKELFETLREKSLESDEGGMNTTEEVELLEKAVFNRLKKKRSVKKYKKLGVGKGDLKEIIQLADIISLDAMGGPSNYELAKEHQEWCLICGRCCRESESIFIHKDELNLLLTFNPELENGIIHNKLYTEHFELKDIRPCKFMDKETHKCEIYDSRPQVCRSYPLVLIESNGKAKNIINIRYKCNYTINLILEKSMILFDEAIRRLEEKK; this is encoded by the coding sequence ATGTTAAGAGATCTTCTTATTGATAAAGAACTGTTTGAAACCCTCAGAGAGAAGTCTTTGGAGTCTGATGAGGGTGGAATGAATACCACTGAAGAGGTTGAACTCCTGGAGAAAGCGGTCTTCAATCGATTGAAAAAGAAAAGATCAGTCAAAAAGTACAAGAAATTAGGGGTCGGTAAAGGGGACCTTAAGGAAATAATCCAGTTAGCAGACATCATCAGTTTAGATGCAATGGGCGGTCCATCAAACTATGAGCTGGCCAAGGAACATCAAGAATGGTGTCTCATTTGTGGAAGATGCTGCAGGGAATCTGAATCCATTTTTATACACAAAGATGAACTCAACCTACTGTTAACCTTCAACCCTGAACTGGAGAATGGAATCATCCACAATAAACTTTACACCGAACACTTCGAACTCAAAGATATCAGACCGTGTAAATTCATGGATAAAGAAACCCATAAATGTGAGATCTACGACTCCCGGCCACAAGTTTGCAGGAGTTACCCACTGGTACTCATTGAATCAAACGGTAAAGCAAAAAATATCATAAATATACGTTACAAATGTAATTATACCATTAATTTGATTCTGGAAAAGTCAATGATACTCTTTGATGAGGCCATAAGGCGATTGGAAGAAAAGAAGTAA
- the cysS gene encoding cysteine--tRNA ligase, translated as MITVYNTLSRRKEIFKPREGNRVKLFVCGPTVYDNSHIGHARTYISFDVIARYLKYRGYSVFYVQNITDIDDKIINRARETGEDTLQLARKFEKKYIEDMKSLGVENVNLYARATEHIGEIINQIETLLEKGFAYETDSGVYFDESRFEDFGKLSNRNIEDLNVHRINPDTSKRNPGDFALWKKKDERPYWDSPWGPGRPGWHIEDTAITEEYFGPQYDIHGGGLDLIFPHHEAEIAQMESASGKKPMVRYWMHTGFLNVLGEKMSKSLGNFITIKDLLQEYPPEVFRFFVLSTHYRSPIDFSKEILEQSQNGLKRIYKLTETIEDLLESDIPEIGKADTEHDQLLRETRKNFLKAMDNDFNTPFALSSIFDFIRDMNREINELNVSKNTLLNIKEFINEIGDILGFEFVLNKSHGDATDELVNILTDVRDKLREKKDYELSDEIRSKLNDLNIVIEDRKN; from the coding sequence ATGATAACCGTATACAACACTTTGTCCCGCAGGAAAGAGATTTTTAAGCCACGTGAAGGAAACCGGGTAAAGCTCTTTGTCTGTGGGCCAACAGTTTACGATAACTCTCACATAGGTCACGCACGCACCTATATCTCCTTTGATGTTATCGCCCGTTACCTAAAATACAGGGGTTACAGTGTTTTCTACGTGCAAAACATCACGGATATCGATGACAAGATCATCAACCGGGCCAGAGAGACTGGGGAAGACACCCTCCAACTGGCAAGGAAGTTTGAGAAAAAATACATAGAAGACATGAAGTCCCTGGGTGTGGAAAATGTCAACCTCTATGCCCGGGCCACTGAACACATAGGTGAAATCATTAACCAGATCGAAACACTCCTGGAGAAAGGATTTGCCTATGAAACAGATAGTGGAGTTTACTTTGATGAATCCCGGTTTGAAGATTTTGGTAAACTTTCCAACCGTAACATTGAAGATTTAAATGTTCACCGAATCAACCCAGACACCAGCAAGCGCAATCCTGGAGATTTTGCACTGTGGAAAAAAAAGGACGAAAGACCATACTGGGATTCTCCTTGGGGCCCGGGACGACCAGGATGGCACATTGAAGACACCGCCATAACCGAAGAATACTTCGGACCACAGTACGATATACACGGTGGAGGTCTGGATCTCATATTCCCACACCATGAAGCAGAAATAGCCCAGATGGAATCCGCATCCGGGAAAAAACCCATGGTTCGCTACTGGATGCACACCGGTTTTTTGAATGTTTTGGGAGAGAAGATGTCCAAATCCCTGGGAAACTTCATCACCATCAAAGACCTGTTACAGGAATATCCACCAGAGGTATTCAGATTCTTTGTCTTATCCACCCATTACCGCAGCCCCATAGATTTCAGTAAGGAAATACTGGAACAATCCCAAAACGGGCTTAAAAGAATATATAAACTTACCGAAACCATTGAAGATCTCTTGGAAAGTGATATTCCGGAAATTGGTAAAGCAGACACAGAACATGACCAGTTACTCCGTGAAACCAGGAAAAATTTCCTGAAAGCAATGGACAATGATTTTAACACACCATTTGCCCTTTCATCCATTTTCGATTTCATAAGAGATATGAACAGGGAAATAAATGAATTGAACGTTTCCAAAAATACGTTGCTTAATATTAAAGAATTTATAAACGAAATTGGCGATATTTTAGGTTTTGAATTTGTTTTAAATAAATCTCATGGTGATGCTACTGATGAACTGGTGAATATTCTCACCGATGTTCGGGATAAACTTCGTGAAAAGAAGGATTATGAGCTTTCTGATGAAATCAGGAGCAAATTAAATGATCTGAACATTGTTATAGAAGACAGGAAGAATTAA
- the hdrC gene encoding ferredoxin:CoB-CoM heterodisulfide reductase subunit HdrC → MRTLKLNEDSSKLANEVISDLKASPSLELFKCIQCGMCTSLCPGARYSDYNPREMVKRVLDGDESVVFDDNIWNCFYCYTCNSVCPANNSASVVNQILRQMAINKGEQTERLAAFLTYGDSFLEIGIGSIPAAFFDVLVNDFGPEWLDLKMNLDSVRKDLGLGQVTLPEESIEEIDKILNVTGFTKKMGKIRGSK, encoded by the coding sequence ATGAGAACTCTTAAGCTTAATGAAGATTCCTCTAAACTTGCCAATGAGGTAATCAGCGATTTAAAAGCATCACCCTCCCTTGAACTGTTTAAATGCATCCAGTGCGGAATGTGTACTTCACTATGTCCTGGAGCGCGTTACAGTGATTACAACCCCCGAGAAATGGTTAAAAGAGTGCTGGATGGGGATGAAAGTGTTGTTTTTGATGATAATATATGGAACTGTTTCTACTGTTACACTTGTAACAGTGTTTGCCCCGCCAACAACAGTGCCAGTGTGGTGAACCAAATATTAAGGCAAATGGCAATTAATAAAGGTGAACAGACAGAAAGACTTGCTGCATTTTTAACCTACGGAGATAGCTTTCTAGAGATTGGAATAGGTTCCATCCCTGCAGCATTTTTTGATGTGCTGGTCAATGATTTTGGACCAGAATGGCTTGATCTCAAAATGAACCTTGATAGCGTGCGAAAGGATTTGGGACTGGGACAAGTTACACTACCTGAAGAATCCATTGAAGAAATAGATAAAATTCTCAATGTAACTGGATTCACCAAGAAAATGGGGAAAATAAGGGGATCCAAATGA
- a CDS encoding O-acetylhomoserine aminocarboxypropyltransferase/cysteine synthase family protein, which produces MTEENKKEYGLSTLGLHVGQEEPDPATGARAVPIYQTAAYVFNDTEHAANLFGLKELGNIYTRIMNPTNDVFEKRIAAIEGGNSALAVASGMAAITYSVLNLSLPGDEILSADNLYGGTYQLFNYTLPELGRKVNFVDSTKPEEFEEAITDKTKAIFAESLGNPKLDVPDFEILSDIAHEAGIPVIVDNTSAVGLVKPIEHGVDISVLSATKFIGGHGTSIGGVIVDSGNFDWSNGKFPGFTEPDPSYHGLVYWDAFGDFPGLGNVAYTFRARVRLLRDLGAQVSPFNSFLFLQGLETLDLRVQQHSRNALAVAKFLKDHPKVNWVSYPGLEDDPTHVGASKYLKNGYGALLGFGVKGGLEAGKQFIENVELLSHLANIGDAKSLVIHPASTTHQQLTPEEQAATGVTPDFIRLSIGLENVEDIIGDIDPALARIDV; this is translated from the coding sequence ATGACAGAAGAAAATAAGAAAGAATATGGTTTAAGTACATTGGGGTTGCACGTAGGACAGGAGGAACCTGATCCTGCAACAGGAGCACGAGCAGTCCCTATTTACCAGACTGCCGCCTATGTATTTAATGACACTGAACATGCAGCCAACCTATTTGGCCTGAAAGAACTGGGTAATATATACACCCGTATTATGAACCCCACCAATGACGTGTTCGAGAAGAGAATTGCTGCCATAGAAGGTGGAAATTCAGCACTGGCAGTAGCTTCAGGAATGGCTGCAATCACTTACTCCGTTCTAAACCTCAGTTTACCTGGTGATGAAATATTATCCGCAGATAACCTCTACGGTGGAACCTACCAACTTTTCAATTACACCCTCCCTGAATTAGGTAGAAAGGTCAACTTCGTGGACTCCACCAAACCAGAAGAATTTGAAGAGGCCATCACCGATAAAACAAAGGCAATATTTGCAGAATCACTTGGAAACCCTAAACTGGACGTTCCAGATTTTGAAATTTTATCAGATATTGCCCATGAAGCTGGAATTCCGGTAATCGTTGATAACACCAGTGCAGTGGGCCTAGTGAAACCCATAGAACACGGGGTGGACATCAGCGTACTATCTGCTACCAAATTCATTGGAGGGCACGGAACATCCATTGGTGGAGTGATTGTAGACTCAGGTAACTTTGACTGGAGTAACGGGAAATTCCCAGGATTCACAGAACCAGACCCAAGCTACCATGGATTAGTTTACTGGGATGCATTCGGAGATTTTCCGGGTCTTGGAAATGTAGCCTACACTTTCCGAGCAAGAGTAAGATTATTACGTGATCTGGGAGCACAGGTAAGTCCATTTAACAGCTTCCTGTTCCTGCAGGGACTGGAAACACTGGATCTTCGTGTGCAACAGCATTCCCGAAATGCACTGGCAGTTGCTAAATTCCTCAAAGACCATCCCAAGGTCAACTGGGTTAGTTACCCTGGACTTGAAGATGATCCAACCCATGTAGGAGCGTCCAAATACCTCAAAAATGGATACGGGGCACTACTTGGATTTGGTGTTAAGGGAGGTCTGGAAGCTGGTAAACAGTTCATAGAAAACGTGGAACTACTATCTCACCTGGCCAACATTGGAGATGCCAAGAGCCTGGTTATACACCCCGCATCCACCACCCACCAGCAATTAACACCAGAAGAACAGGCAGCTACGGGTGTAACCCCTGACTTCATCAGACTATCCATTGGACTGGAAAATGTTGAAGATATTATTGGAGATATAGACCCGGCATTAGCACGTATCGATGTGTAA
- the nifS gene encoding cysteine desulfurase NifS: protein MSYMDHSATSPVNPEVLEAMLPYFTESFGNASTLYSLGREARTAMENGRKQVASLIGAKPEEVYFTSGGTESDNIAIKGTASRLKNKGNHIITSDIEHPAVEETCKYLEKNGYQITYLPVGEEGIVKVSDVEEAITDKTILITVMHANNEIGTIQPIKEIGALAREKGIYFHTDAVQSVGKIPVNVEDMNVDMLSISAHKLYGPKGIGALYIKKGVRVDPLLHGGGHERGMRPGTENVPGIVGLGKACQLAEENLEKNMEYVSALRDRLIKGVLETIEQSYLNGHPTKRLPNNANFRFSSIEGESLILQLDAKGINASTGSACSSKKLEPSHVLMAIGLKEVDAHGSLRISLGTENTQEDIDYTITAIGEVVERLRSMSPLWCPAKEN, encoded by the coding sequence ATGAGTTATATGGATCATTCTGCAACATCACCCGTTAACCCGGAAGTCCTGGAGGCCATGCTACCCTACTTCACAGAATCATTTGGAAACGCCTCTACATTATACTCTCTGGGAAGGGAAGCCAGAACTGCCATGGAAAACGGCAGAAAACAGGTTGCATCACTTATTGGTGCTAAACCAGAAGAAGTGTACTTCACCAGTGGAGGTACAGAATCAGATAACATAGCAATCAAGGGAACTGCCAGTAGACTTAAAAACAAGGGCAACCACATCATCACCAGTGATATAGAACACCCTGCAGTGGAAGAAACCTGTAAATATCTGGAAAAAAACGGATACCAGATTACATACCTACCGGTGGGAGAAGAAGGTATAGTGAAAGTTTCTGATGTGGAAGAAGCAATCACTGATAAAACTATTTTAATCACAGTAATGCACGCCAACAATGAAATCGGTACTATCCAGCCCATAAAAGAGATCGGTGCACTGGCCCGGGAAAAAGGAATCTACTTCCACACTGATGCAGTGCAGAGCGTGGGTAAAATACCAGTCAACGTGGAAGACATGAACGTGGACATGTTATCCATATCTGCCCACAAACTATACGGACCCAAAGGAATCGGAGCACTCTACATCAAGAAAGGAGTAAGGGTAGATCCATTACTCCATGGTGGAGGCCACGAGAGGGGGATGCGTCCTGGAACTGAGAACGTACCTGGAATTGTGGGACTGGGTAAGGCCTGCCAACTGGCAGAAGAAAACCTGGAGAAAAATATGGAATATGTCTCAGCACTCCGGGACAGATTAATAAAAGGAGTTCTGGAGACCATTGAACAATCCTACCTCAATGGACACCCAACCAAAAGACTCCCAAACAATGCCAACTTCCGTTTCAGCAGTATAGAAGGAGAATCACTGATACTGCAATTGGATGCAAAGGGGATCAACGCTTCCACAGGTTCTGCATGCTCATCCAAAAAACTGGAGCCATCCCATGTCCTAATGGCCATAGGACTCAAGGAAGTGGATGCACACGGATCACTACGCATAAGCCTGGGCACTGAAAACACCCAGGAAGATATAGATTACACTATTACTGCAATTGGCGAAGTAGTTGAAAGATTAAGAAGCATGTCTCCACTTTGGTGTCCTGCCAAAGAAAATTAA
- a CDS encoding formate dehydrogenase accessory sulfurtransferase FdhD, producing the protein MFSAIDKLRDEARVWKNTGGTHVAGLVYQDKFITREDVSRHVAADKVIGAAAKDNVDFSQSFMVYSGRMPADMMIKLARVGVPVIASNAAPTSSGYSVAFKAGIT; encoded by the coding sequence ATTTTCAGTGCCATAGATAAATTAAGGGATGAAGCCCGGGTCTGGAAGAACACCGGCGGTACCCATGTAGCTGGACTGGTTTACCAGGATAAATTCATCACCCGTGAAGATGTCAGCCGCCACGTGGCAGCAGATAAAGTTATTGGAGCCGCTGCAAAAGATAATGTTGACTTTTCACAGTCCTTCATGGTCTACAGTGGCCGTATGCCTGCGGACATGATGATAAAACTGGCCAGGGTTGGAGTTCCTGTAATTGCATCCAATGCCGCACCAACATCATCTGGTTACTCAGTAGCATTCAAGGCAGGAATAACATGA
- the hdrB gene encoding ferredoxin:CoB-CoM heterodisulfide reductase subunit HdrB, with protein MKKIPDKNILLFKTCLVSVEYPGVESSTTFLFDKLGVGYHRDERQSCCTGLGHYYDLFDQLSTTALAARNFWVAKDSGNPNIAVMCATCYAILKKSAEILNENDEAREKINGLLEEAGLGKMVYHKGDIDPHKNIFHAAEILYNKRDMFKDLTQQLDFSQFNIATHHACHYCKVHYEDTIGGVRHPVLLDELTASCGVDTVEWYDQKRLTCGAGFRQRFTNNELSLSVTAEKLTSLKENQTDIMLHMCPNCQMQFDRYQPVIEKKLGEKFNIFHLNISQFLALNMGADPYKVLGIQTHTVPVEPLLKKLGIEPVKSPIKSEKLKIDH; from the coding sequence ATGAAGAAAATACCTGATAAAAATATTCTATTATTCAAAACATGTTTGGTAAGTGTGGAATATCCCGGTGTGGAATCATCAACTACCTTCCTGTTTGATAAACTGGGAGTGGGATACCATCGTGATGAACGCCAATCCTGCTGTACTGGTCTGGGACATTACTACGATCTTTTTGACCAGCTTTCAACCACCGCTCTGGCTGCCAGGAACTTTTGGGTAGCAAAGGATTCTGGTAACCCAAATATTGCTGTGATGTGCGCCACCTGTTATGCTATCTTAAAAAAATCTGCAGAAATCCTGAATGAAAATGATGAAGCACGGGAAAAGATCAATGGACTCCTGGAAGAAGCAGGCCTGGGTAAAATGGTCTACCATAAGGGGGACATAGACCCACATAAAAATATTTTCCATGCAGCTGAGATTCTCTACAATAAAAGAGATATGTTCAAAGATCTCACTCAGCAGCTTGATTTCTCTCAATTCAATATAGCCACCCATCATGCTTGTCATTACTGTAAAGTGCACTATGAAGACACCATTGGTGGAGTTAGACATCCAGTACTCCTTGATGAGTTGACTGCTTCCTGTGGTGTGGATACTGTAGAATGGTATGATCAAAAACGCCTTACTTGTGGTGCTGGTTTCCGTCAGCGTTTCACCAACAATGAGCTTTCACTCAGTGTGACCGCTGAAAAGCTCACCAGTCTTAAGGAGAACCAGACCGATATAATGCTGCACATGTGCCCCAACTGCCAGATGCAGTTTGACCGTTACCAGCCAGTTATTGAGAAGAAACTGGGTGAGAAATTCAACATATTCCACCTTAACATATCCCAGTTTTTAGCTCTGAACATGGGGGCTGACCCCTACAAAGTGCTGGGAATTCAAACCCACACGGTTCCGGTGGAACCACTATTAAAAAAACTGGGTATTGAACCGGTTAAAAGTCCAATTAAATCTGAAAAACTGAAGATAGATCATTAA